One genomic region from Haloterrigena gelatinilytica encodes:
- a CDS encoding group I truncated hemoglobin: protein MSETLYERLGGEDAIGAVVDRFYERVVEDERVAHYFEDVDMQKQRAHQTQFISAVAGGPVDYSGADMEAAHDDLGITKPDFDVIVEHLDATLEEFDVDADDREAVLDAIAEYEDDIVTVPA, encoded by the coding sequence ATGAGCGAAACTCTGTACGAACGACTCGGCGGAGAGGACGCGATCGGTGCGGTCGTCGACCGGTTCTACGAACGCGTCGTCGAAGACGAGCGGGTCGCCCACTACTTCGAGGACGTCGACATGCAGAAACAGCGGGCCCACCAGACCCAGTTCATCAGCGCGGTCGCGGGCGGCCCCGTCGACTACTCGGGCGCGGACATGGAGGCCGCACACGACGACCTCGGAATCACGAAACCCGACTTCGACGTCATCGTCGAACACCTCGACGCGACGCTCGAGGAGTTCGACGTCGACGCCGACGACCGCGAGGCCGTGCTGGACGCGATCGCCGAGTACGAGGACGATATCGTCACGGTGCCGGCCTGA
- the hemC gene encoding hydroxymethylbilane synthase, with translation MRTRGTLRLATRGSTLARRQASLVEEALEDRRYEVELVTVETTGDQIRDELIHRLGKTGAFVRELDERVLEGDLDGAVHSMKDMPTEQPQELVTAAVPERGPPGDVLITPDGSTLEELPEGATVGTSSLRRRAQLLSERPDLEVEPLRGNVDTRLEKLLAPSLQAEHQERTEAEKERKGNAGDDDYEPEYDRTVEEWFDDLSELERQAMEREVETEYDAIVLAQSGLERSGLAHYVDYRELPTGTFVPAPGQGALAVTARDGETARDIQSAIDFPRSRVETTVERTVLAELGGGCIAPVGIYAVVQGEYVHATVSVFDRDGEESVEGSRDLPVETHAEAAREFARDLADRGAADLIEAAREDAESDEGDVSAEDKPEGK, from the coding sequence ATGAGAACGCGCGGGACGCTGCGACTGGCGACTCGGGGATCCACACTCGCCCGGCGACAGGCCTCACTGGTCGAAGAGGCCTTAGAGGACCGGCGCTACGAGGTGGAACTGGTCACCGTCGAGACGACGGGCGACCAGATCAGGGACGAACTGATTCATCGACTGGGGAAGACGGGCGCGTTCGTCCGCGAACTCGACGAGCGCGTCCTCGAGGGCGACCTCGACGGCGCCGTCCACTCGATGAAGGACATGCCGACCGAACAGCCACAGGAGCTCGTTACGGCGGCGGTGCCCGAGCGCGGGCCGCCGGGGGACGTCCTCATCACGCCCGACGGCTCGACCCTCGAGGAGCTTCCCGAGGGGGCGACCGTCGGCACCTCGAGCCTGCGCCGGCGGGCCCAGCTCCTCTCGGAGCGCCCGGACCTCGAGGTCGAGCCCCTGCGCGGGAACGTGGACACGCGCCTCGAGAAGCTGCTGGCGCCGTCGCTGCAGGCGGAACATCAGGAACGGACGGAGGCCGAGAAGGAACGCAAAGGAAATGCCGGCGACGACGACTACGAACCGGAGTACGATCGCACCGTCGAGGAGTGGTTCGACGACCTCTCGGAGCTCGAGCGACAGGCGATGGAACGCGAGGTCGAGACCGAGTACGACGCGATCGTCCTCGCGCAGTCGGGACTGGAGCGCAGCGGCCTCGCTCACTACGTCGACTATCGGGAGCTCCCGACGGGGACGTTCGTTCCCGCGCCGGGACAGGGGGCGCTCGCGGTGACCGCGCGCGACGGCGAGACGGCCCGCGACATCCAGTCGGCGATCGACTTCCCGCGGAGCCGCGTCGAGACGACCGTCGAGCGAACGGTCCTCGCCGAACTCGGCGGCGGCTGTATCGCGCCGGTCGGCATCTACGCGGTCGTCCAGGGCGAGTACGTCCACGCGACGGTCAGCGTCTTCGACCGCGACGGCGAGGAGTCGGTCGAGGGGAGCCGCGACCTGCCGGTCGAGACCCACGCCGAGGCGGCCCGCGAGTTCGCCCGAGATCTCGCGGACCGCGGCGCGGCCGACCTGATCGAGGCCGCCCGCGAGGACGCCGAGAGCGACGAAGGCGACGTTTCCGCGGAAGATAAGCCGGAGGGGAAGTGA
- a CDS encoding CBS domain-containing protein, with amino-acid sequence MSVGELGPKNVVTAGPDTELETVAQRLASNNVGAAVVTEGEEPVGIVTDRDIALEVGQSDDVAGTPAEDVMTAGLTTLQADADAIEISRAIKEENARRFPVVDENGELTGIVTLDDLVATIGEQLDNVADTIESQSPEYSP; translated from the coding sequence ATGTCAGTCGGCGAACTCGGTCCGAAGAACGTCGTAACGGCAGGTCCGGACACCGAACTCGAAACGGTCGCACAGCGGCTCGCGTCGAACAACGTCGGCGCCGCGGTCGTCACCGAGGGCGAGGAGCCGGTCGGGATCGTCACCGACCGCGACATCGCCCTCGAGGTGGGTCAGAGCGATGACGTCGCCGGGACGCCGGCGGAGGACGTGATGACGGCGGGGCTGACCACGCTGCAGGCGGACGCGGACGCGATCGAGATCTCGCGGGCGATCAAGGAGGAGAACGCGCGCCGCTTCCCGGTCGTCGACGAGAACGGCGAGCTGACGGGCATCGTCACGCTCGACGATCTCGTCGCGACCATCGGCGAGCAACTGGACAACGTCGCCGACACGATCGAATCCCAGTCGCCGGAGTACAGCCCGTAG
- a CDS encoding helix-turn-helix domain-containing protein — MLRASIAIPAKALALDHASSAVPGIEVEAERIAAHSTEWVMPCLWIADEEFDAVENALESDPSIDEVVASVRFDEAAFYHVEWTEDVIRRIDSYVDKEGALLEARLSGGEWRVDFRFADREQFDAFRDQFADRDYSFRLLSLTEMTRSDHELQDLTAAQRDALVAAAERGYYRVPRETTTAELADDLGISHQAVSELLRRGTENLVFATLPAEREPGPS; from the coding sequence ATGTTACGCGCATCCATCGCCATCCCGGCGAAAGCGCTGGCGCTCGATCACGCGTCGAGCGCCGTTCCCGGGATCGAGGTCGAGGCCGAGCGGATCGCCGCACACAGCACGGAGTGGGTCATGCCGTGTCTCTGGATCGCCGACGAGGAGTTCGACGCCGTCGAGAACGCGTTGGAGTCGGATCCGTCGATCGACGAGGTCGTCGCGAGCGTGCGGTTCGACGAGGCGGCGTTCTACCACGTCGAGTGGACCGAGGACGTGATTCGGCGGATCGATTCGTACGTCGACAAGGAGGGGGCGCTGCTCGAGGCCCGGCTCTCGGGGGGCGAGTGGCGGGTCGACTTCCGCTTCGCCGACCGCGAGCAGTTCGACGCGTTCCGGGATCAGTTCGCGGATCGGGACTACTCCTTCCGGCTCCTGAGTCTGACCGAAATGACCCGCTCGGACCACGAGTTACAGGACCTCACCGCGGCGCAACGGGACGCGCTCGTGGCCGCCGCGGAGCGCGGCTACTACCGCGTCCCGCGGGAGACGACGACGGCCGAACTCGCGGACGATCTCGGCATCTCCCACCAGGCGGTCTCGGAACTCCTCCGGCGGGGGACCGAGAACCTCGTCTTCGCGACGCTGCCGGCGGAGCGGGAGCCCGGACCGTCGTAG
- the pheA gene encoding prephenate dehydratase encodes MVAVTLGPEGTYSHRAATAVADGDEIDFRQSVTAIVDAVAGGEYDRGVIPIENSIEGSVTESLDALAEYDVAVVREIVTPIRHALLAQGPEFDTIASHSQALAQCRTYLEREYPDATLEAVASTAQGVEFARDDPSVAGIGHPANADDEPALEVLAEDIQDQDSNATRFFALAPAEERSKGGGKSSLVVYPNANYPGLLLELLEPFADRDINLTRVESRPSGQRLGDYVFHVDFEAGLYEARTKEAIEELEELADNGWVRRLGSYDTEHVVE; translated from the coding sequence ATGGTCGCAGTTACGCTGGGTCCCGAAGGAACCTACTCGCACCGGGCGGCGACGGCGGTCGCGGACGGCGACGAGATCGACTTCCGACAGTCGGTGACGGCCATCGTCGACGCCGTCGCCGGCGGCGAGTACGATCGCGGCGTGATCCCGATCGAGAACAGCATCGAGGGCTCGGTCACGGAGAGCTTGGACGCCCTCGCGGAGTACGACGTCGCCGTCGTCCGCGAGATCGTCACCCCGATCCGTCACGCCCTCCTCGCCCAGGGACCGGAGTTCGACACGATCGCCAGCCACTCCCAGGCGTTGGCGCAGTGTCGCACCTACCTCGAGCGAGAGTACCCCGACGCCACCCTCGAGGCGGTCGCCAGCACCGCCCAGGGCGTCGAGTTCGCCCGCGACGATCCCTCCGTCGCTGGGATCGGGCATCCGGCCAATGCCGACGACGAACCCGCGCTCGAGGTGCTCGCCGAGGACATCCAGGACCAGGACTCGAACGCGACTCGCTTCTTCGCGCTGGCGCCCGCCGAGGAGCGCTCGAAGGGCGGCGGCAAGAGCTCGCTCGTCGTCTACCCCAACGCGAACTACCCCGGGCTCCTGCTCGAACTCCTCGAGCCCTTCGCCGACCGCGACATCAACCTCACGCGCGTCGAGTCCCGCCCCAGCGGGCAGCGACTCGGCGACTACGTGTTCCACGTCGACTTCGAGGCCGGCCTCTACGAGGCCCGGACGAAGGAGGCGATCGAGGAGTTAGAGGAACTGGCCGACAACGGCTGGGTCCGCCGACTGGGCTCGTACGACACCGAACACGTCGTCGAGTGA
- a CDS encoding site-2 protease family protein, with protein sequence MNYTVLRVWGIPIRVNVSLLVFVPVLVWLIGSGEQLAAYEVVINAATPATVDAASLSAADRWLVATLAAVGLFASVAVHELGHAWVAMRYDIEVESITLWILGGLASLAEMPREWNREFWIAVAGPVASLLVGAACIGALFVVPESATVLVFAIGLLGVMNVSLVAFNMLPAFPMDGGRVLRAVLARNRSYVSATRTAARAGTLFAILFIFLGVVVTFSPVLVLVALFIYIGATSESRAVVLGDLLSGLTVTDLLSPREPVQVGATVETVFARLLAARRTDLPVVDESDAIVGAITAAALRDIGPAEYETTTVGDVATTDLPRIDAETSAFDALQTLQRSRADVGFVVRDGEPVGLVSQADFAAALELRRETTAF encoded by the coding sequence GTGAACTACACCGTCCTCCGGGTCTGGGGAATCCCGATCCGCGTGAACGTCTCGCTGCTCGTCTTCGTTCCGGTGCTCGTCTGGCTCATCGGCAGCGGCGAACAGCTCGCCGCGTACGAGGTCGTCATCAACGCCGCGACGCCGGCGACGGTCGACGCGGCGAGCCTCTCCGCCGCCGACCGGTGGCTCGTCGCCACCCTCGCGGCCGTCGGGCTGTTCGCGAGCGTCGCCGTCCACGAACTGGGCCACGCGTGGGTCGCGATGCGCTACGATATCGAAGTCGAGTCGATCACGCTCTGGATCCTCGGCGGGCTGGCGAGCCTCGCCGAGATGCCGAGGGAGTGGAACCGCGAGTTCTGGATCGCCGTCGCCGGCCCCGTCGCGAGTCTCCTCGTCGGGGCCGCCTGCATCGGCGCGCTCTTCGTCGTCCCCGAGTCGGCGACGGTCCTCGTCTTCGCGATCGGGCTGCTCGGCGTCATGAACGTCTCGCTGGTGGCGTTCAACATGCTCCCCGCGTTTCCGATGGACGGCGGGCGGGTGTTGCGGGCCGTGCTCGCGCGCAACCGGTCGTACGTCAGCGCCACCCGGACGGCCGCCCGCGCCGGAACGCTGTTCGCGATCCTGTTCATCTTCCTGGGCGTCGTCGTGACGTTCAGCCCGGTCCTCGTGCTGGTCGCGCTCTTCATCTACATCGGTGCGACCAGCGAGTCCCGCGCGGTCGTTCTCGGCGACCTCCTCTCGGGGCTGACCGTGACGGACCTCCTCTCGCCCCGGGAGCCGGTCCAGGTCGGCGCGACCGTCGAAACCGTGTTCGCCCGCTTGCTCGCCGCTCGGCGAACGGACCTCCCCGTCGTCGACGAGAGCGACGCGATCGTCGGCGCGATCACCGCGGCCGCGCTGCGCGACATCGGGCCGGCGGAGTACGAGACGACGACCGTCGGCGACGTCGCGACGACGGACCTCCCGCGAATCGACGCCGAGACGAGCGCGTTCGACGCGCTCCAGACGTTACAGCGGAGCCGAGCCGACGTCGGGTTCGTCGTGCGCGACGGCGAACCCGTCGGACTGGTCTCGCAGGCCGACTTCGCCGCGGCGCTCGAGCTCCGGCGCGAGACGACGGCGTTCTAA
- the cobA gene encoding uroporphyrinogen-III C-methyltransferase, with protein MSTDPTSADPGTVYLVGSGPGDPELLTVKAKRLLEESDVVLHDKLPGPEIIDLLPEDRREDVGKRANGDRTPQSEINERLVELAREDKAVVRLKGGDSFVFGRGGEEAEYLAAHDVPFEVVPAVTSAIAAPAVAGIPVTHRDHASSVSFVTGHEDPTKPESAVDWEALAATGGTIVVLMGVGRLPDYTKALLESGMAPETPVALVERGTWPDQQVATGTLETIVDARDEVGIEPPAVTVIGDVAGTRASVVDFLQNDYGAVGAGEEVRSDR; from the coding sequence ATGTCAACGGATCCCACCAGCGCCGACCCGGGAACGGTCTACCTCGTCGGCAGCGGCCCCGGCGACCCCGAGCTGCTGACCGTCAAGGCCAAGCGACTGCTCGAGGAGAGCGACGTCGTCCTCCACGACAAACTGCCGGGTCCGGAGATCATCGATCTCCTGCCCGAGGACCGCCGCGAGGACGTCGGGAAGCGCGCGAACGGCGACCGGACGCCCCAGTCGGAGATCAACGAGCGACTGGTCGAGCTCGCCCGCGAGGACAAAGCCGTCGTCCGCCTGAAGGGCGGGGACTCCTTCGTCTTCGGCCGCGGCGGCGAGGAGGCCGAGTACCTCGCGGCCCACGACGTTCCCTTCGAGGTCGTTCCTGCGGTCACCTCGGCCATCGCCGCGCCCGCAGTGGCGGGCATCCCCGTCACGCACCGCGACCACGCCTCCTCGGTGTCGTTCGTCACGGGCCACGAGGACCCGACCAAGCCGGAGTCGGCGGTCGACTGGGAGGCCCTCGCGGCGACCGGCGGCACCATCGTCGTCCTGATGGGCGTCGGCCGCCTGCCCGACTACACGAAGGCGCTGCTCGAGTCCGGGATGGCCCCCGAGACGCCCGTCGCGCTCGTCGAACGGGGCACCTGGCCGGACCAGCAGGTCGCGACGGGGACCCTCGAGACCATCGTCGACGCCCGCGACGAGGTCGGGATCGAACCCCCCGCGGTGACGGTGATCGGCGACGTCGCCGGCACCCGCGCGTCGGTCGTCGACTTCCTGCAGAACGACTACGGCGCCGTCGGCGCCGGCGAGGAGGTGAGGAGCGACCGATGA
- a CDS encoding DUF7344 domain-containing protein — protein sequence MMNEKVSQDVAFRLLSHVYRRALLECLDRHDTPVSLADAAADVARACNETPAPDVSDEEIERIYLSLHHSHVPRLADRGAVSYDRDRKVVTLTERGERIITVHDRVSPDVPLEVTDAGR from the coding sequence ATGATGAATGAGAAAGTCTCGCAAGACGTCGCGTTCCGCTTGTTGAGTCACGTCTATCGTCGCGCGTTGCTCGAGTGTCTCGATCGACACGACACGCCCGTCTCGCTGGCCGACGCGGCGGCGGACGTGGCGCGAGCGTGCAACGAAACGCCAGCCCCCGACGTCTCGGACGAGGAGATCGAGCGGATCTACCTCTCCTTGCACCACTCGCACGTCCCGCGGCTGGCCGATCGAGGGGCGGTCAGCTACGACCGAGACCGGAAGGTCGTGACGCTCACCGAACGCGGGGAACGCATCATCACCGTTCACGACCGCGTGAGCCCCGACGTGCCGCTCGAGGTGACCGACGCCGGACGGTGA